In one Cloacibacillus porcorum genomic region, the following are encoded:
- a CDS encoding deoxyguanosinetriphosphate triphosphohydrolase gives MTIRERWEDIERQILAPQACLSVDSRGRERPEEPCAIRTCFQRDRDRIIHCKSFRRLKYKTQVLLLPEGDHYRTRLTHTLEVSQIARTISRALRLNEDLTEAIALGHDLGHTPFGHMGETVLDRLAKQNGLPGFHHAAQSLRVVDHIEKDGRGLNLSWEVRMGIIQHSKGQVDVRSGYDLTNPTTMEAWVVRVSDSLAYLNHDIDDALRAGLIADDEMTPEMREVISIPNSKRINGMIMDVIENSTPEAVRFSDDMLGYIERLRSFLYRHVYTRANAQIEDSRVEHVLTALFNARMDKNGGSAQEAVDMISGMTDRYALHLFQKTFVPSPWPEPKNII, from the coding sequence ATGACGATACGCGAACGTTGGGAAGATATAGAAAGACAGATATTGGCTCCGCAGGCCTGCCTGTCGGTAGACAGCAGGGGCCGCGAGCGCCCGGAGGAGCCATGCGCGATACGCACCTGTTTTCAGCGCGACAGAGACCGGATAATACACTGCAAATCATTCCGCCGGCTTAAATACAAAACGCAGGTACTGCTGCTGCCGGAGGGAGACCACTACCGGACACGGCTCACCCATACCCTTGAGGTATCGCAGATCGCGCGTACCATATCGCGCGCGCTGCGCCTCAACGAGGACCTCACGGAAGCCATCGCGCTGGGGCATGACCTTGGACATACCCCCTTCGGACACATGGGCGAAACGGTGCTTGACAGGCTTGCGAAGCAAAACGGCCTGCCGGGATTCCACCACGCGGCACAAAGCCTGCGGGTTGTCGACCATATTGAGAAAGATGGCCGTGGGCTCAATCTCAGCTGGGAGGTGCGTATGGGCATCATCCAGCACTCCAAGGGACAGGTGGACGTCCGTTCCGGCTATGACCTAACCAATCCTACGACAATGGAGGCCTGGGTCGTCCGTGTCTCCGACTCTCTGGCCTACCTTAACCACGACATCGACGACGCCCTGCGCGCCGGCCTCATAGCGGATGACGAGATGACGCCTGAGATGCGGGAGGTAATCTCCATACCGAACTCCAAAAGAATAAACGGCATGATCATGGATGTGATAGAAAACAGCACTCCGGAGGCGGTCCGATTCAGCGACGATATGCTCGGATACATCGAGCGGCTGCGCAGCTTCCTATACCGCCACGTCTACACACGCGCCAACGCTCAGATAGAAGATTCGCGCGTGGAACATGTCCTCACGGCGCTCTTTAACGCGCGCATGGATAAAAACGGCGGTTCCGCCCAGGAGGCGGTTGACATGATATCTGGTATGACCGACCGCTACGCTCTTCATCTCTTCCAGAAGACCTTCGTGCCGAGCCCCTGGCCGGAGCCGAAAAATATAATATAA
- the ppdK gene encoding pyruvate, phosphate dikinase gives MVEAKKYIYDFSEGSADMRTLLGGKGANLAQMWKIGLPVPPGFIITTEACHKYWEEKDFISSIWSDVEAAVARVEELAGKKFGSSQNPLLVSVRSGAPVSMPGMMDTILNLGLNDDTVAALAKSAGDERFAYDSYRRFIQMFSDVVLEVDLDKFEERLAQARENAGVKEDYKIPAEELKKLVVDYKKIVEEAGHTFPSDPWVQLRLAIDAVFRSWNTPRAITYRKINNIPAEYGTAVNIVTMVFGNLGDDCGTGVCFTRSPSNGENKLFGEYLINAQGEDVVAGIRTPVPIASLEAAMPEVYKEFHRIAKLLETHYRDAQDIEFTVERGKLYILQTRNGKRTASAAVRIAMDMLHEGLIDAETAVSRVAPEQVEQLLHPQIDPKAKRNVIVKGLPASPGAAVGRVVFDADEAAERGGKGEAVILVRPETTPDDIHGLFAAQGVLTSHGGMTSHAAVVARGLGKPCVSGAESVKIDLAGGTFTVGGVTVKKDDFLTLDGTNGDVILGKMELIEPQFDENFRELLEDADKISNLQVWANADTPEDARRARSFGAKGIGLCRTEHMFMAAERLPVMQEMVVSTTTEERVAQLKKLEVMQEEDFLGIFEAMEGLPVTVRLLDPPLHEFLPKIPELTKALEGLAPESAEAKKINATIARARELHEQNPMLGFRGCRLGMIFPEIYEMQARAIFNAACKLTKKGVRVIPDIMIPLVGTQEEMKRMRKLVDEIGAAVIKENGVALEYMVGTMIELPRAAMVADQLAEYAQFFSFGTNDLTQTTFGYSRDDAEGKFLGQYVEMGVFEENPFARLDRDGVGALMEIAVGKGRSVRPEIQLGICGEHGGNPSSIAFCNKLGLNYVSCSPFRVPVARLSAALAALGVLK, from the coding sequence ATGGTTGAAGCAAAAAAGTACATTTACGACTTCAGCGAAGGCAGCGCCGATATGAGGACGCTACTGGGCGGCAAAGGTGCAAACCTTGCCCAGATGTGGAAGATAGGACTTCCGGTACCGCCGGGATTCATCATTACCACCGAAGCTTGCCATAAATACTGGGAGGAAAAGGATTTCATCTCCAGCATTTGGAGCGACGTTGAGGCCGCGGTGGCGAGAGTGGAAGAGCTTGCCGGGAAAAAATTCGGCTCCTCGCAGAATCCCCTCCTTGTATCGGTACGCTCAGGAGCTCCCGTCTCGATGCCTGGGATGATGGACACGATCCTCAACCTCGGACTCAACGATGATACAGTCGCCGCCCTTGCCAAATCGGCGGGCGACGAAAGATTCGCCTATGACAGCTACCGCCGTTTCATTCAGATGTTCTCCGACGTCGTCCTTGAGGTAGACCTGGACAAATTTGAGGAACGCCTCGCGCAGGCGAGAGAGAACGCCGGAGTGAAAGAGGATTACAAAATCCCCGCCGAAGAGCTCAAAAAACTCGTCGTCGACTACAAGAAGATAGTTGAAGAGGCCGGACATACCTTCCCCTCAGATCCCTGGGTGCAGCTGCGTCTGGCGATAGACGCCGTCTTCCGCAGCTGGAATACGCCGCGCGCCATCACCTACCGCAAAATCAACAACATTCCCGCCGAATACGGCACGGCGGTTAACATCGTGACGATGGTATTCGGAAACCTTGGAGACGACTGCGGCACCGGCGTCTGCTTCACAAGAAGCCCCTCCAACGGAGAAAACAAACTCTTCGGAGAGTACCTCATCAACGCCCAGGGCGAAGATGTCGTCGCCGGTATCCGCACCCCTGTGCCCATCGCTTCGCTCGAAGCGGCGATGCCCGAGGTCTACAAAGAATTCCACCGTATCGCGAAGCTGCTTGAGACCCACTACCGCGACGCTCAGGATATAGAATTTACCGTTGAAAGAGGAAAACTCTACATCCTCCAGACCCGTAACGGGAAACGCACCGCGTCGGCCGCGGTGAGGATCGCGATGGATATGCTCCACGAGGGACTTATCGACGCCGAGACCGCGGTATCGCGCGTCGCGCCGGAACAGGTAGAACAGCTGCTTCACCCGCAGATCGACCCGAAGGCGAAACGTAATGTAATCGTCAAGGGGCTTCCCGCCTCGCCCGGCGCGGCGGTTGGCAGAGTGGTCTTTGACGCGGACGAGGCCGCCGAACGCGGCGGAAAGGGCGAAGCCGTCATCCTTGTCCGTCCCGAGACGACCCCTGACGACATCCACGGACTCTTCGCGGCGCAGGGCGTTCTCACGAGCCACGGCGGAATGACGAGCCACGCGGCCGTCGTTGCCCGCGGCCTTGGCAAGCCCTGCGTATCGGGCGCGGAATCGGTGAAGATCGACCTCGCGGGCGGAACCTTCACTGTCGGCGGCGTCACCGTAAAGAAAGACGACTTCCTTACCCTTGACGGAACCAACGGCGACGTCATTCTGGGAAAGATGGAGCTCATCGAGCCGCAATTTGACGAAAACTTCCGCGAACTGCTCGAAGACGCCGACAAAATATCGAACCTCCAGGTCTGGGCCAACGCAGACACCCCGGAGGACGCGCGCCGCGCCCGCAGCTTTGGCGCGAAAGGCATCGGCCTCTGCCGCACAGAACACATGTTCATGGCCGCCGAACGTCTGCCCGTCATGCAGGAGATGGTCGTCTCCACCACCACGGAAGAGCGTGTGGCGCAGCTTAAAAAGCTTGAGGTGATGCAGGAAGAGGACTTCCTCGGCATCTTTGAGGCGATGGAGGGGCTGCCTGTAACCGTGCGTCTCCTCGACCCTCCGCTCCACGAGTTCCTGCCGAAGATACCGGAGCTGACCAAGGCTCTTGAGGGACTCGCTCCCGAAAGCGCCGAGGCGAAAAAGATCAACGCCACGATAGCCCGCGCGCGCGAACTTCACGAACAGAACCCGATGCTCGGTTTCCGCGGCTGCCGCTTGGGCATGATATTCCCCGAGATATACGAGATGCAGGCCCGCGCCATCTTCAACGCCGCCTGCAAGCTCACCAAGAAGGGGGTGCGCGTCATCCCCGATATCATGATCCCGCTCGTCGGCACCCAGGAAGAGATGAAGCGTATGCGTAAGCTCGTCGATGAGATCGGCGCCGCGGTGATCAAAGAGAACGGCGTGGCGCTTGAATACATGGTCGGTACGATGATCGAGCTGCCGCGCGCCGCCATGGTCGCCGACCAGCTCGCCGAATACGCACAGTTCTTCAGTTTCGGTACCAACGACCTCACGCAGACCACCTTCGGTTACTCGCGCGACGACGCCGAGGGTAAATTTCTCGGACAGTACGTCGAGATGGGCGTCTTTGAGGAGAACCCCTTCGCGCGTCTGGACCGTGACGGCGTTGGCGCTCTGATGGAGATCGCGGTGGGGAAGGGGCGTTCTGTACGCCCCGAGATCCAGCTCGGCATCTGCGGAGAGCACGGAGGCAACCCCTCCAGCATTGCCTTCTGCAACAAGCTGGGCCTTAACTATGTGAGCTGCTCGCCATTCCGTGTGCCTGTCGCCCGCCTCTCTGCGGCCCTTGCCGCCCTTGGCGTGCTCAAATAG
- the era gene encoding GTPase Era, translated as MSEDKKFRSGFAALLGRPNVGKSSIINALLKEKVAAVSPKPQTTRNAVRCIYTSEDEQIVFVDTPGIHVPQHALGDFMMKEAEESLMLVDAVCYVVEAQDRAVSEKDEIILKVLENVSQPVVLAVNKIDKLADFEDYKKAAAVYEKYIKPAAVVPVSANNHRGLDELAAAISALLPEQPPIYPEDMLMDSTERFLASEVIREKIFRHTNEEVPHGVAVIIDEFKSPDEFPDKKVCDIRATIIVDRPGQKGIIIGKNGAMLKQIGSEARKELEEKFGYKVFLQLWVKVKPGWRKSPEELRRLGYNS; from the coding sequence ATGAGTGAAGATAAAAAATTCCGCAGCGGCTTTGCCGCCCTGCTGGGACGTCCCAACGTGGGAAAATCGTCGATAATAAACGCGCTGCTTAAGGAGAAGGTGGCGGCGGTCTCACCGAAGCCGCAGACCACCCGCAACGCCGTGCGCTGCATATATACCTCGGAGGACGAACAGATCGTCTTTGTGGACACCCCCGGCATTCATGTGCCTCAGCACGCGCTGGGCGACTTTATGATGAAAGAGGCGGAAGAGTCCCTCATGCTTGTGGACGCCGTCTGCTATGTCGTCGAGGCGCAGGACCGCGCCGTGAGCGAAAAGGACGAGATCATTCTTAAAGTGCTGGAGAACGTCTCACAGCCCGTCGTGCTGGCCGTGAACAAGATCGACAAGCTGGCGGACTTTGAGGACTATAAAAAGGCCGCGGCGGTCTATGAAAAATACATAAAACCCGCCGCCGTCGTTCCCGTGTCGGCCAACAACCACCGCGGGCTGGATGAGCTCGCGGCGGCGATCAGCGCCCTGCTGCCGGAGCAGCCGCCGATCTATCCCGAGGACATGCTGATGGATTCGACGGAGCGCTTTCTCGCCTCGGAGGTCATCCGCGAGAAGATATTCCGCCACACCAACGAAGAGGTCCCCCACGGAGTGGCCGTGATCATCGACGAGTTCAAGAGTCCCGACGAGTTTCCCGATAAAAAGGTCTGCGATATCCGCGCCACGATAATCGTCGACCGTCCAGGGCAGAAGGGGATCATCATCGGTAAGAACGGCGCGATGCTGAAACAGATCGGCAGCGAAGCCCGCAAAGAACTTGAGGAGAAATTCGGCTATAAGGTATTTCTTCAGCTTTGGGTAAAGGTGAAGCCGGGATGGCGTAAGTCGCCGGAAGAGCTACGGAGACTGGGGTACAATAGTTGA
- the recO gene encoding DNA repair protein RecO, which produces MIPVRLPQGHYSKTGTVLLRRDSSREGQSLLLFMREFGPRWVSAPAATGKNRFGGSTEPLTWGEFLLYQSPSKLYLQGAEVKEDFLSLRQSPAALLCALRIYRRTSKEAPADCENDALLRMLWSSLVQLREKCPPYIVELRFTWKLLNLMGIAPSLDLCVECGGLLTEGGWLTQAGMCCRRCSQGKGEAVSAEELAELRRAVALPHEKFILWSCETRQKDCYIKNLKMLSPYFSNMR; this is translated from the coding sequence TTGATTCCCGTCCGGCTGCCGCAGGGGCACTACTCAAAGACGGGAACGGTGCTTCTAAGAAGGGATTCCTCCAGGGAGGGGCAGTCCCTTCTGCTTTTTATGCGCGAGTTTGGCCCGCGGTGGGTCAGCGCCCCCGCGGCGACGGGAAAAAACCGCTTCGGAGGCTCCACAGAACCTCTGACTTGGGGCGAGTTTTTACTTTATCAGAGCCCGTCAAAACTATACCTGCAGGGCGCGGAGGTCAAAGAGGACTTTCTGTCGCTGCGCCAGTCGCCGGCGGCCCTTCTCTGCGCGCTGCGTATCTACAGGCGGACCTCGAAGGAGGCACCGGCGGACTGCGAGAACGACGCGCTGCTGCGGATGCTCTGGAGCTCGCTGGTACAGCTGCGCGAAAAATGCCCCCCATACATCGTGGAGCTTCGTTTTACCTGGAAGCTGCTGAACCTCATGGGGATCGCCCCCTCCCTTGACCTCTGCGTCGAATGCGGCGGATTGCTTACGGAGGGAGGCTGGCTGACGCAGGCGGGGATGTGCTGCCGCCGCTGTTCGCAGGGCAAAGGAGAGGCGGTGAGCGCCGAGGAGCTCGCGGAGCTTAGGCGGGCCGTCGCCCTTCCGCATGAAAAATTCATCCTCTGGTCATGTGAAACACGTCAAAAAGATTGTTATATTAAGAATTTAAAAATGTTATCGCCATATTTTAGCAATATGCGCTAA
- the glyS gene encoding glycine--tRNA ligase subunit beta — protein sequence MSDLLFEIGTEEIPARFMPKTLADLVQYAEEELSGAHIPHGEIKSECTPRRLVITVKELSDHQEDSVEVSKGPMKAQAFDAEGNPTKAAQGFARSKGVEVSALKVETIGGAEYVVAEKRTSGQPTMEVLPQLLEKIIHRLSFPKSMYWADKSVRFARPVRWLVALYGDRPVDISFGGVKSGTTSRGHRFMGSDSVPVKDAASYAAAMRENFVITDPEERKAMILAGVAEIEKELGAKVTVDPELLEENVHLNEYPIPFYGSFDKEFLDIPAEVLILSMAKNQRYFPVHDANGKLMANFIGVSNNRAKDMNVVREGNERVLRARLYDAAFFWKEDQQKSLDTRAEELKNVTYQEQLGSVYDKVQRIKKLTLWLADELRSDVDRTKLARACDLAKADLVTNMVYEFSDVQGVMGREYARKAGEPEEVALALYEQYLPRFAGDELPSHIAGALLGIGERLDTLTAIYKIGLEPTSSQDPYGLRRAARTINELIWGLSLDIDMDKALEMAAAQLELAPERIEKMKAFIALRQQVQLREKGFSHEAVALAMQTVPSRPLQIYRLAEVLTKASGEAWFAELITAAVRVKNLLSKSGEEAGSVDAAKFTSEAEKNLYGELGKLTKEAKSAVERCEWDKLAATMAELAPVIAQFFNDVLVMDPDPAVRANRIALLKECQAFFMQIGDFSILK from the coding sequence ATGTCCGACCTTCTCTTTGAAATAGGAACCGAAGAAATCCCCGCGAGGTTTATGCCGAAGACGCTCGCCGACCTCGTCCAGTACGCGGAAGAGGAGCTCTCCGGAGCGCATATACCGCATGGCGAGATCAAGTCGGAGTGCACGCCGCGCCGCCTTGTTATTACGGTAAAGGAGCTCTCCGACCATCAGGAGGATTCCGTAGAGGTCTCAAAGGGGCCGATGAAGGCGCAGGCCTTTGACGCCGAGGGCAACCCCACAAAGGCGGCGCAGGGTTTCGCGCGCAGCAAGGGGGTCGAAGTCTCGGCGCTTAAGGTCGAGACCATCGGCGGCGCGGAGTACGTCGTGGCTGAGAAGCGCACCAGCGGGCAGCCTACGATGGAGGTCCTGCCCCAGCTCCTTGAAAAGATCATCCACCGCCTCTCCTTCCCGAAGAGCATGTACTGGGCCGACAAATCGGTGCGTTTCGCGCGTCCCGTGCGCTGGCTCGTGGCGCTCTACGGCGACCGTCCCGTCGATATATCATTCGGCGGCGTAAAGAGCGGCACCACCTCCAGAGGTCATCGCTTCATGGGAAGTGACTCCGTGCCGGTGAAAGACGCCGCCTCCTACGCGGCGGCGATGCGTGAAAATTTTGTCATTACCGATCCAGAAGAACGCAAGGCGATGATACTCGCCGGCGTCGCCGAGATCGAAAAAGAGCTTGGCGCTAAGGTCACCGTCGATCCCGAGCTGCTTGAGGAAAACGTGCATCTCAACGAATACCCGATACCCTTTTACGGCAGCTTTGACAAGGAGTTCCTCGACATCCCCGCAGAGGTTCTCATCCTCTCGATGGCCAAAAACCAGCGTTACTTCCCCGTTCACGACGCGAACGGCAAACTGATGGCCAACTTCATCGGCGTCAGCAACAACCGCGCGAAAGATATGAACGTCGTGCGGGAGGGCAACGAGCGCGTTCTGCGCGCGCGTCTCTACGACGCGGCCTTCTTCTGGAAAGAGGACCAGCAGAAGTCGCTCGACACCCGCGCCGAAGAGCTCAAGAACGTTACCTATCAGGAACAGCTGGGCTCGGTCTACGACAAGGTGCAGCGCATCAAGAAGCTCACCCTCTGGCTTGCGGACGAGCTCAGGAGCGACGTCGACCGGACAAAGCTCGCGCGCGCCTGCGACCTCGCGAAGGCCGACCTTGTCACGAACATGGTCTACGAATTTTCCGACGTGCAGGGAGTCATGGGACGCGAATACGCGCGTAAGGCCGGAGAGCCGGAAGAGGTCGCCCTCGCGCTCTACGAACAGTACCTGCCGAGATTCGCGGGAGACGAGCTGCCCTCGCATATAGCGGGCGCGCTGCTTGGCATCGGCGAGCGTCTCGATACGCTGACGGCGATATACAAAATAGGGCTCGAGCCGACCTCGTCGCAGGACCCCTACGGACTGCGCCGCGCGGCCAGGACCATCAACGAACTGATCTGGGGACTCTCCCTCGACATAGACATGGACAAGGCCCTCGAAATGGCGGCCGCGCAGCTTGAGCTTGCGCCGGAGCGTATCGAAAAGATGAAGGCCTTTATCGCCCTGCGCCAGCAGGTGCAGCTGCGTGAGAAGGGCTTCAGCCACGAAGCGGTTGCCCTCGCGATGCAGACCGTTCCCAGCCGTCCTTTGCAGATATACCGTCTGGCCGAGGTCCTGACCAAGGCGAGCGGCGAGGCGTGGTTCGCCGAACTCATCACGGCGGCGGTGCGCGTGAAAAATCTGCTCTCCAAGTCAGGGGAAGAGGCGGGCTCCGTCGATGCCGCGAAATTCACCTCAGAGGCGGAAAAGAATCTCTACGGAGAACTTGGCAAGCTGACGAAAGAGGCCAAGAGCGCCGTCGAACGCTGCGAATGGGATAAACTTGCCGCGACGATGGCGGAGCTGGCTCCGGTGATCGCCCAGTTCTTTAACGACGTGCTCGTGATGGACCCCGATCCCGCGGTGCGCGCGAACCGTATCGCGCTGCTTAAAGAATGCCAGGCCTTCTTTATGCAGATCGGAGATTTCAGTATATTGAAATAA
- a CDS encoding transglycosylase domain-containing protein: MSYATRNDKDFSLEHKTKKKKSFVFSIFSSLLLLAAVIGAVVAVAMIFFLKDITNTLPSYQDMLDHQPSLATTIYDRNGKVVTQLFQENRTWVKLDAISPWMVKAILAAEDDSFYDHSGIRPVAIVRAIVVDIFHMGAKQGASTITQQLARNLFLSNEKTIIRKAKEAVLALRLERIYTKDQLLEMYLNTIYMGHGAYGVEAAAKTYFAKAPKNLTIDESAILAGLVAAPEKYSPFRSGKSSQTRKAYVMRRMLDLDWISKDDYDSYLNKKPALAKRTARTNSISLEGAPYFVSYILFKQLLPHYGTDKIYRGGLKVHTTLDIDLQKKAEEIVSKMPHEGALIALDPNTGEILAMVGGRDFDKSKFNRATQAYRQPGSSFKPIVYATALEQGYRGVDHILDAPLLFPNGWSPSNYTSNKYDGEITLLTALAKSINTSAVRLAQIDGVGRIADLARRIGITTPYLPDDLSVALGTASVTPLEMSVAYSTFANNGYKVEPYAVKEILSQRGESLEQNGPKLTSAISPTTAVSLRSMLEQVTGWGTGARAKIPNYETFGKTGTTNDWTDAWFVGGVPGLVVVVYIGNDNHKPLGGRSTGAVAALPVWKEFVSYAVTKMNLPSSFSIPGDAEVEAVRVCKTTGFIAAEGCPATTLLMAQGRAPTSVCPWHGGSLSAARADDNAPQLLLAPIDDEATSNKYAMKLAGEDHTQPQDNSGQTDSAPIPQKKAAEKEPVKLPSSSSDPYKKDPSQQTDMEAKYQELLRKYNIIE, from the coding sequence ATGTCGTATGCAACACGTAATGACAAGGACTTTTCGCTGGAACATAAGACCAAGAAAAAGAAGTCCTTTGTCTTTTCCATATTTTCCTCGCTGCTTCTGCTGGCCGCCGTTATCGGCGCGGTGGTCGCGGTGGCGATGATATTTTTCCTGAAGGACATCACGAATACGCTGCCCTCTTATCAGGATATGCTTGACCATCAACCAAGTCTCGCAACGACTATATATGACCGCAATGGGAAGGTTGTAACGCAGCTTTTCCAGGAAAACAGGACCTGGGTAAAGCTCGATGCGATCTCTCCCTGGATGGTCAAGGCGATATTGGCGGCGGAGGACGATTCTTTTTACGATCACTCCGGCATCAGGCCGGTTGCGATTGTCCGCGCGATAGTCGTAGACATTTTCCATATGGGGGCAAAGCAGGGCGCAAGTACGATAACGCAGCAGCTGGCGAGAAATTTGTTCCTCTCTAATGAGAAGACTATCATCCGCAAGGCGAAAGAGGCTGTCTTGGCGCTCCGTCTTGAAAGGATATACACCAAGGATCAGCTGCTTGAGATGTATTTGAACACCATATATATGGGACACGGCGCCTACGGAGTGGAGGCGGCGGCAAAGACCTATTTCGCCAAAGCGCCTAAAAACCTCACGATAGACGAGTCGGCGATTTTAGCGGGGCTCGTAGCTGCGCCGGAGAAATATTCTCCCTTTAGAAGCGGAAAGAGCTCGCAGACGAGAAAAGCCTACGTCATGCGCCGAATGCTGGACCTTGATTGGATTTCAAAGGACGACTATGATTCCTATCTGAACAAGAAACCTGCTCTCGCCAAACGCACGGCGCGGACCAACTCTATATCTCTTGAGGGGGCGCCCTATTTTGTTTCGTACATCCTCTTTAAGCAGCTGCTGCCCCATTATGGTACCGATAAGATATACCGCGGCGGCTTAAAGGTTCACACGACGCTTGACATCGACCTTCAGAAGAAGGCGGAGGAGATCGTCTCAAAGATGCCGCATGAGGGGGCGCTTATCGCGTTGGACCCGAATACGGGAGAGATCCTCGCTATGGTGGGAGGCCGTGATTTCGATAAGAGCAAGTTTAACCGCGCGACACAGGCCTACCGCCAGCCCGGCTCGTCTTTTAAACCAATCGTCTACGCGACGGCGCTTGAGCAGGGCTACCGCGGTGTGGACCATATACTCGACGCGCCGCTGCTTTTTCCTAACGGCTGGTCGCCGAGCAACTATACCTCCAATAAGTACGACGGCGAGATAACGCTGCTTACCGCACTCGCAAAATCGATCAACACCTCCGCGGTGCGTCTTGCGCAGATAGACGGCGTAGGGCGTATCGCCGACCTTGCGCGCCGCATCGGTATCACGACCCCCTATCTGCCGGACGATCTTTCGGTGGCTCTCGGCACGGCGAGCGTAACGCCGCTTGAGATGTCTGTCGCCTATTCTACCTTTGCAAATAACGGTTATAAGGTTGAGCCCTACGCCGTGAAGGAGATCCTCTCACAGCGCGGGGAGTCTCTGGAACAGAACGGCCCAAAGCTGACGAGCGCGATCTCCCCCACTACGGCCGTCTCGCTACGTTCCATGCTTGAGCAGGTCACAGGATGGGGAACCGGCGCGAGAGCCAAGATCCCAAATTACGAGACCTTCGGCAAGACCGGTACGACAAACGACTGGACGGACGCCTGGTTCGTCGGCGGAGTCCCGGGACTTGTCGTGGTCGTATATATCGGCAACGACAACCATAAGCCGCTGGGCGGCAGGTCTACCGGCGCGGTAGCGGCGCTGCCGGTGTGGAAGGAATTCGTCTCTTACGCGGTCACAAAGATGAATCTCCCCTCGTCCTTCTCCATTCCCGGCGACGCGGAGGTAGAGGCTGTAAGGGTCTGCAAAACGACTGGATTTATCGCGGCGGAGGGCTGTCCAGCGACGACGCTGCTGATGGCGCAGGGGCGCGCTCCGACCTCCGTATGCCCGTGGCACGGGGGCTCGCTCTCGGCGGCCCGCGCGGATGATAACGCCCCGCAGCTTCTGCTTGCGCCTATCGATGACGAGGCAACCTCCAATAAGTATGCGATGAAGCTCGCGGGGGAGGACCACACACAGCCGCAGGACAATTCGGGGCAGACGGATTCCGCGCCGATACCACAAAAGAAGGCTGCAGAGAAAGAGCCGGTAAAGCTGCCGAGCTCATCTTCCGACCCTTATAAGAAAGACCCGAGTCAGCAGACGGATATGGAGGCAAAGTATCAGGAATTGCTTCGAAAGTATAATATTATCGAATAA
- the glyQ gene encoding glycine--tRNA ligase subunit alpha, with amino-acid sequence MNFQEIVMRLEHFWASQGCVIQQPYDLEVGAGTMNPATTLRVLGPEPWRVAYVEPSRRPTDGRYGENPNRLQHYYQYQVIIQPTPDNIQEMYIESLKVLGIDPAEHDIRFVEDDWENPTTGAWGLGWEVWLDGMEVTQFTYFQQMGSLDMDVVPAELTYGLERIAMFVQKVDNVYDLQWVGEIKYGDVHHKGEVENSTYNFEIADTDMLFNLFNKYEAESKRVLEAGLVLPAYDYVLKCSHSFNLLDARNAISVTERTGYIGRVRNLASACCQAYVKQREEMGHPLMGRFDKYEKGGVR; translated from the coding sequence GTGAATTTTCAAGAGATAGTTATGCGCCTTGAGCATTTTTGGGCTTCTCAGGGTTGTGTCATCCAGCAGCCGTACGACTTGGAAGTCGGCGCCGGTACGATGAATCCCGCTACGACACTGCGTGTTCTCGGTCCCGAGCCCTGGCGCGTAGCTTACGTTGAACCTTCCAGAAGACCAACAGACGGAAGATATGGAGAAAACCCCAACAGGCTTCAGCATTATTACCAGTATCAGGTCATCATCCAGCCGACGCCCGACAACATCCAGGAGATGTATATCGAAAGCCTGAAGGTGCTTGGTATCGATCCGGCGGAGCATGATATCCGCTTTGTCGAGGATGACTGGGAAAACCCGACGACCGGCGCCTGGGGGCTTGGCTGGGAGGTCTGGCTTGACGGTATGGAGGTCACACAGTTCACCTACTTCCAGCAGATGGGTTCGCTGGACATGGATGTCGTGCCCGCGGAGCTCACATACGGTCTCGAAAGGATCGCGATGTTCGTCCAGAAGGTTGACAATGTTTACGACCTGCAGTGGGTGGGTGAAATCAAATACGGCGACGTCCACCACAAGGGCGAGGTCGAAAATTCGACATACAACTTTGAGATCGCCGACACCGATATGCTTTTCAATCTGTTCAACAAATACGAGGCGGAGTCGAAACGTGTGCTCGAAGCCGGACTTGTGCTTCCCGCCTACGATTACGTTTTAAAGTGTTCGCATTCCTTCAACCTGCTCGACGCGAGAAACGCCATCAGCGTCACCGAGAGGACCGGCTACATCGGCCGCGTGAGAAACCTTGCCTCCGCCTGCTGCCAGGCATACGTCAAGCAGCGCGAGGAGATGGGCCATCCGCTGATGGGAAGATTTGACAAATACGAAAAAGGAGGCGTCCGCTGA